In the genome of Drosophila pseudoobscura strain MV-25-SWS-2005 chromosome 3, UCI_Dpse_MV25, whole genome shotgun sequence, one region contains:
- the egr gene encoding protein eiger isoform X1, with product MTAETLKPFITPTSAGGGFPDKQSSAAKAQRKTRQLIPIVLGVVGLALVVAILSLTIWQSSRLTHLDKELQSLKRVVSSLQQRLGISYLDELDDFQKEYENALIEYPNKLDGIPDDDDDGDGDGDAEDGDEDIDADDEDGFFIDHGDEEGDGSLYDEYDEPEETTPAPNTEEPDGNNSASSASNDDNVYDDFTNYNDSKKKKNRRKSRSIADVRNEVQTTQSNQTELNEKASTEAKESSSSGHHNHRRKLRLRTSRQRVLVRKGESLISAKSTASSGSRTPAAHFHLNRKVPHHNAPIQLSSHQGDMYIGHATAGSDNAWQEYFSIINGVLTAHQPGLYYVYAQICYNNTHDQNGFIVFHGHNAFLQCLNTVPTNMPQKIHTCHTSGLIQLREQESIHLRDIHRDRNVLLRDSNNRSYFGIIKL from the exons ATGACAGCTGAGACACTCAAGCCGTTTATAACACCAACGAGTGCCGGCGGCGGCTTCCCGGACAAGCAATCGAGCGCCGCAAAAGCCCAGCGTAAGACGCGACAGCTCATCCCAATTGTCTTGGGAGTAGTTGGTCTGGCCCTGGTCGTTGCCATCCTTAGCTTAACG ATCTGGCAGTCGTCGCGTCTCACACATCTGGACAAGGAGCTGCAGAGTCTTAAGCGGGTCGTCAGCAGCCTCCAGCAGCGTTTGGGTATATCATATCTGGACGAACTCGACGATTTCCAAAAGGAG TACGAGAATGCGCTCATTGAATATCCCAACAAACTGGACGGCATccccgacgatgacgacgacggcgacggcgatgggGATGCGGAGGATGGTGATGAGGACATAGATGCAGACGACGAGGACGGCTTTTTCATCGACCATGGGGATGAAGAAGGAGACGGGAGTCTCTATGACGAGTACGACGAACCGGAGGAAACCACGCCAGCGCCTAACACGGAGGAACCGGATGGCAACAACAGCGCCTCGTCTGCCTCTAACGATGACAACGTCTACGATGATTTTACCAACTACAACGAttccaaaaagaagaaaaatag GAGGAAGTCTCGCTCGATTGCCGATGTGCGCAATGAGGTGCAGACAACCCAATCCAACCAAACGGAGCTGAACGAGAAGGCATCCACTGAGGCCAAGGAGAG CTCATCCTCAGGGCATCACAACCATCGCCGCAAGCTGCGTCTACGCACCAGTCGCCAGAGGGTTCTGGTCCGGAAAG GTGAATCTCTTATTTCAGCCAAATCCACAGCCAGCTCGGGCTCCCGCACCCCAGCCGCACACTTCCATCTGAATCGCAAGGTGCCGCACCACAATGCCCCCATTCAACTGAGTT CGCACCAGGGAGACATGTACATTGGACATGCCACAGCGGGCAGCGACAACGCGTGGCAGGAGTACTTCAGTATCATCAACGGAGTTCTGACGGCCCATCAGCCGGGACTGTACTACGTGTATGCCCAGATCTGTTACAACAACACGCACGATCAGAACGGGTTCATTGTGTTCCACGGCCACAACGCCTTTCTACAGTGCCTGAACACGGTGCCCACGAACATGCCCCAGAAGATTCACACGTGCCACACCAGTGGACTGATCCAGCTGCGCGAGCAGGAGTCGATTCACCTGCGGGACATTCATCGCGATCGCAACGTACTGCTGAGGGACTCCAACAATCGCAGCTACTTTGGCATCATCAAATTGTAG
- the LOC6898520 gene encoding facilitated trehalose transporter Tret1-like, with translation MSGWKQYLAGVAAAFGAFCLGASIGWSGPVEKEVRGGGAYKFTPSSAEWGWISSLLTLGAATSCIPAGVLIGIFGRKITMLGLAPPFFIGWLLIIFAQKAFMLMIGRFIVGFCGGAFCITAPMYNTEIAELSKRGIMGCFFQLLIVHGVLYGFIVGAYAKVKMMNILCGILPIIFFVLFIWMPESPVYLAQKGKNDKAEKSLKFLRGKDADVSAESNQMASEGNKEKVKPMQALCRKNTLKSLGISMMLMVFQQVTGINAIIFYSTGIFTDAGTGFSPAISTIIIGVVMVIATIVSIMLIDRVGRKILLLVSAALMFVTTLIMAVYFQWLLKKNVGWLPVLAVCVFISGFSFGFGPVPWLLMAELFAEDAKPVAGAIAGTTNWMCAFIVTLAFPLIKDGFGAAACFWIFAAVSFAAIIFVLFLVPETKGKTLNEIQGMIAGGKKD, from the coding sequence ATGAGCGGCTGGAAGCAGTATCTGGCTGGTGTTGCAGCAGCTTTTGGTGCCTTCTGCCTGGGCGCCAGCATCGGATGGTCAGGACCTGTTGAGAAAGAAGTTAGGGGAGGGGGCGCATACAAGTTCACGCCCTCCTCCGCGGAATGGGGATGGATCTCATCGCTGTTGACCTTAGGAGCTGCCACCTCGTGCATCCCTGCTGGAGTTCTAATTGGCATTTTTGGACGCAAGATCACGATGCTGGGCCTGGCACCCCCCTTCTTCATCGGCTGGCTGCTGATTATCTTTGCCCAGAAAGCCTTTATGCTGATGATTGGCCGCTTCATAGTGGGATTCTGTGGCGGAGCCTTCTGCATCACGGCTCCCATGTACAACACGGAGATCGCCGAGCTGAGCAAGCGCGGAATCATGGGCTGCTTCTTCCAGTTGCTGATCGTCCACGGCGTACTCTACGGCTTCATCGTGGGCGCCTACGCCAAAGTTAAGATGATGAACATACTCTGCGGTATCTTGCCCATCATCTTCTTTGTGCTATTCATTTGGATGCCGGAGTCTCCGGTCTATCTGGCACAGAAAGGAAAGAACGACAAAGCGGAGAAGTCGCTGAAGTTTCTCCGCGGCAAGGATGCCGACGTCAGTGCAGAATCCAATCAAATGGCAAGCGAAGGCAATAAGGAGAAAGTCAAGCCAATGCAAGCCCTCTGTCGCAAGAACACTCTCAAAAGTCTGGGCATCTcgatgatgctgatggtgTTTCAGCAGGTAACCGGCATCAATGCCATCATCTTCTACTCCACTGGGATATTCACAGATGCCGGAACTGGATTTTCGCCCGCAATCTCCACGATTATCATCGGGGTGGTTATGGTTATTGCAACTATTGTCTCCATCATGCTTATCGACAGAGTGGGCCGCAAGATTCTGCTGCTCGTCTCAGCGGCCCTTATGTTCGTGACTACCTTGATCATGGCCGTTTACTTCCAGTGGCTGTTGAAAAAAAATGTCGGCTGGCTGCCCGTGCTTGCTGTTTGCGTCTTCATCAGTGGATTCTCCTTTGGATTTGGACCAGTTCCATGGCTGCTGATGGCCGAACTGTTCGCCGAGGATGCCAAGCCCGTGGCCGGAGCCATTGCGGGCACCACCAACTGGATGTGCGCCTTCATTGTGACTTTGGCCTTTCCACTGATCAAGGACGGatttggtgctgctgcctgcttctGGATCTTTGCCGCCGTCTCCTTCGCCGCCATCATTTTCGTTCTGTTCCTGGTGCCCGAGACGAAGGGCAAGACTCTGAACGAGATTCAAGGAATGATCGCCGGCGGCAAAAAGGACTAG
- the egr gene encoding protein eiger isoform X2, producing the protein MTAETLKPFITPTSAGGGFPDKQSSAAKAQRKTRQLIPIVLGVVGLALVVAILSLTIWQSSRLTHLDKELQSLKRVVSSLQQRLGISYLDELDDFQKEYENALIEYPNKLDGIPDDDDDGDGDGDAEDGDEDIDADDEDGFFIDHGDEEGDGSLYDEYDEPEETTPAPNTEEPDGNNSASSASNDDNVYDDFTNYNDSKKKKNRRKSRSIADVRNEVQTTQSNQTELNEKASTEAKESSSSGHHNHRRKLRLRTSRQRVLVRKAKSTASSGSRTPAAHFHLNRKVPHHNAPIQLSSHQGDMYIGHATAGSDNAWQEYFSIINGVLTAHQPGLYYVYAQICYNNTHDQNGFIVFHGHNAFLQCLNTVPTNMPQKIHTCHTSGLIQLREQESIHLRDIHRDRNVLLRDSNNRSYFGIIKL; encoded by the exons ATGACAGCTGAGACACTCAAGCCGTTTATAACACCAACGAGTGCCGGCGGCGGCTTCCCGGACAAGCAATCGAGCGCCGCAAAAGCCCAGCGTAAGACGCGACAGCTCATCCCAATTGTCTTGGGAGTAGTTGGTCTGGCCCTGGTCGTTGCCATCCTTAGCTTAACG ATCTGGCAGTCGTCGCGTCTCACACATCTGGACAAGGAGCTGCAGAGTCTTAAGCGGGTCGTCAGCAGCCTCCAGCAGCGTTTGGGTATATCATATCTGGACGAACTCGACGATTTCCAAAAGGAG TACGAGAATGCGCTCATTGAATATCCCAACAAACTGGACGGCATccccgacgatgacgacgacggcgacggcgatgggGATGCGGAGGATGGTGATGAGGACATAGATGCAGACGACGAGGACGGCTTTTTCATCGACCATGGGGATGAAGAAGGAGACGGGAGTCTCTATGACGAGTACGACGAACCGGAGGAAACCACGCCAGCGCCTAACACGGAGGAACCGGATGGCAACAACAGCGCCTCGTCTGCCTCTAACGATGACAACGTCTACGATGATTTTACCAACTACAACGAttccaaaaagaagaaaaatag GAGGAAGTCTCGCTCGATTGCCGATGTGCGCAATGAGGTGCAGACAACCCAATCCAACCAAACGGAGCTGAACGAGAAGGCATCCACTGAGGCCAAGGAGAG CTCATCCTCAGGGCATCACAACCATCGCCGCAAGCTGCGTCTACGCACCAGTCGCCAGAGGGTTCTGGTCCGGAAAG CCAAATCCACAGCCAGCTCGGGCTCCCGCACCCCAGCCGCACACTTCCATCTGAATCGCAAGGTGCCGCACCACAATGCCCCCATTCAACTGAGTT CGCACCAGGGAGACATGTACATTGGACATGCCACAGCGGGCAGCGACAACGCGTGGCAGGAGTACTTCAGTATCATCAACGGAGTTCTGACGGCCCATCAGCCGGGACTGTACTACGTGTATGCCCAGATCTGTTACAACAACACGCACGATCAGAACGGGTTCATTGTGTTCCACGGCCACAACGCCTTTCTACAGTGCCTGAACACGGTGCCCACGAACATGCCCCAGAAGATTCACACGTGCCACACCAGTGGACTGATCCAGCTGCGCGAGCAGGAGTCGATTCACCTGCGGGACATTCATCGCGATCGCAACGTACTGCTGAGGGACTCCAACAATCGCAGCTACTTTGGCATCATCAAATTGTAG
- the Gr59e gene encoding putative gustatory receptor 59e encodes MSSSISNRWGNLLLTISRCLAVAPTARQEGRFARWIHCFWCLVLLGYVWTGCIWKCIVFDAEMPTIEKLLYLMEFPGNITITGFLVYHAVLNCPYARDVETQIHLLIGRQDFGVAQRLYQKHGKRTRHLLVQTIVFHGACIVVDIVNYDFNWWTTWSSNSVYNLPALMISLGVLQYALAVHLLWLLKSHLCHCLEQLQKRRRLPQGIVNLDARYDRFFASLVDAGGCSSLVLEELRATYTSIDRLHRQLLDKFGLFLLLNFGNSLCSFCEELYMVFNFFERPQWAAGMLLFYRILWLVMHGGRIWVILAVNEQLVEQECQLFLQLNQMEVCGSHLERTINRFLVQLQTSIGQPLLACGVIDLDTLAMGGFVGVLMAIVIFLIQIGLGNKSLMGVALNQSGWIYI; translated from the exons ATGAGCAGTTCAATTAGCAATCGCTGGGGAAATCTCCTGCTGACCATTAGCCGCTGCCTGGCCGTGGCTCCCACTGCAAGGCAGGAAGGAAGATTTGCTCGATGGATCCACTGTTTTTGGTGCTTGGTTTTGCTGGGCTACGTGTGGACTGGCTGCATCTGGAAGTGCATTGTGTTTGACGCAGAAATGCCGACCATCGAGAAGCTGCTGTATCTGATGGAGTTTCCAGGCAATATAACGATCACTGGCTTCCTCGTGTACCATGCTGTACTCAATTGTCCGTACGCCAGGGATGTGGAGACTCAGATTCATCTTCTGATTGGCCGGCAGGATTTTGGAGTAGCACAGAGACTCTACCAGAAGCACGGAAAGAGGACTCGTCATCTGCTGGTACAAACCATCGTATTCCATGGCGCCTGCATCGTGGTTGACATTGTAAATTACGACTTCAACTGGTGGACTACCTGGAGCAGTAATAGTGTATACAATTTGCCTGCTCTGATGATAAGCCTGGGTGTGCTTCAATACGCCCTCGCCGTGCACTTACTCTGGCTGTTGAAGTCACATCTCTGTCATTGTCTGGAGCAGCTGCAAAAGCGACGAAGGCTGCCACAAGGTATCGTAAATCTGGATGCCCGGTACGATCGTTTCTTTGCTTCTCTCGTGGATGCTGGCGGATGCTCTTCTCTCgtgctggaggagctgcgcGCAACGTACACTTCTATAGATCGCCTGCACAGGCAGCTGCTGGACAAGTTCGGTCTCTTCCTGCTCCTCAACTTTGGAAACTCTCTTTGCAGCTTCTGCGAGGAGCTCTACATGGTCTTTAACTTCTTCGAGCGGCCGCAATGGGCCGCGGGCATGTTATTGTTCTACCGAATACTGTGGCTGGTCATGCACGGCGGACGCATCTGGGTGATCCTGGCTGTCAACGAACAGCTGGTGGAGCAGGAATGTCAATTATTCCTTCAGCTCAATCAAATGGAGGTATGTGGCAGCCATCTCGAGCGCACCATTAATCGTTTCCTGGTGCAGCTCCAGACGAGCATCGGGCAACCCTTGCTCGCGTGCGGCGTCATCGATTTGGACACGCTGGCAATGGGTGGG TTTGTCGGGGTGCTGATGGCCATTGTGATATTCCTAATTCAAATCGGCTTGGGGAATAAATCGCTAATGGGAGTCGCCCTCAATCAATCAGGCTGGATTTACATTTGA
- the LOC4804557 gene encoding facilitated trehalose transporter Tret1-like, giving the protein MSGWKQFLAGTIAALGAFCLGCCIGWSGPVEQEVKAGDAYKFAPSSMEWGWISSLMTLGGAASCIPVGVLIGIFGRKITMLGLAPPFFIGWLLIIFAQKAFMLMIGRFIVGFCGGAFCITAPMYNTEIAELSKRGIMGCFFQLLIVHGILYAFIVGAFAKVKMMNILCAIWPIIFFVLFLWMPESPVYLAQKGKNDKAEKSLKFLRGKDADVSAESNQMASEGNKEKVKPMQALCRKNTLKSMAISMMLMLFQQVTGINAILFYATGIFKDAGTGFSPSASTIILGVVQVIATIVSILLIDKLGRKILLLTSAALMFLATLIMALYFQWLSKKNVGWLPVLAVCIFIIGFSLGFGPVPWLLMAELFAEDAKPVAGAIAGTTNWIFAFIVTLAFPLIKDEFGPAACFWIFAAVSFAAIIFVLFLVPETKGKTLNEIQGMIAGGKKD; this is encoded by the coding sequence atgaGCGGTTGGAAGCAATTTTTAGCTGGTACAATAGCCGCTCTAGGTGCCTTCTGCCTGGGCTGCTGCATCGGATGGTCAGGACCTGTTGAGCAAGAAGTTAAAGCAGGGGACGCATACAAGTTCGCGCCCTCCTCCATGGAATGGGGATGGATATCCTCGTTGATGACATTGGGAGGTGCCGCATCCTGCATCCCCGTTGGAGTTCTAATTGGCATTTTTGGACGCAAGATCACGATGCTGGGCCTGGCTCCCCCCTTTTTCATCGGCTGGCTGCTGATTATCTTTGCCCAGAAAGCCTTTATGCTGATGATTGGCCGCTTCATAGTGGGATTCTGTGGCGGAGCCTTCTGCATCACGGCTCCCATGTACAACACGGAGATCGCCGAGCTGAGCAAGCGCGGCATTATGGGCTGCTTCTTCCAGTTGCTGATCGTCCACGGCATACTATATGCCTTCATCGTGGGTGCCTTCGCCAAAGTTAAGATGATGAACATACTCTGCGCCATCTGGCCGATCATTTTTTTCGTGCTATTCCTTTGGATGCCGGAGTCCCCGGTCTATCTGGCACAGAAGGGCAAGAACGACAAAGCGGAGAAGTCGCTGAAGTTTCTCCGCGGCAAGGATGCCGACGTCAGTGCAGAATCCAATCAAATGGCAAGCGAAGGCAATAAGGAGAAAGTCAAGCCAATGCAAGCCCTCTGTCGCAAGAACACTCTCAAAAGTATGGCCATTtcgatgatgctgatgctttTCCAGCAGGTAACCGGCATCAATGCCATTCTTTTCTACGCCACTGGCATATTCAAGGATGCCGGTACTGGATTTTCGCCCTCAGCCTCCACCATTATACTGGGCGTGGTTCAAGTTATTGCCACTATTGTCTCCATCTTGCTGATCGACAAACTGGGGCGCAAGATTCTGCTGCTCACCTCAGCGGCCCTTATGTTCTTGGCTACTTTGATCATGGCCCTCTACTTCCAGTGGCTGTCGAAAAAAAATGTCGGCTGGCTGCCCGTGCTTGCTGTTTGCATCTTCATCATTGGATTCTCACTTGGATTTGGCCCCGTCCCATGGCTGCTGATGGCCGAACTGTTCGCCGAGGATGCCAAGCCCGTGGCTGGAGCCATTGCGGGCACTACCAATTGGATTTTCGCCTTCATTGTGACTTTGGCCTTTCCACTGATCAAGGACGAATTTGGTCCTGCTGCCTGCTTCTGGATCTTTGCCGCCGTCTCCTTCGCCGCCATCATTTTCGTTCTGTTCCTGGTGCCCGAGACGAAGGGCAAGACTCTGAATGAGATTCAAGGAATGATCGCTGGCGGCAAAAAGGACTAG
- the Gr59f gene encoding putative gustatory receptor 59f, producing MEAFLMSLAVDMGKPKKVPPKHPMTAERLLKGHPSFHQQTRRLYKALHWLLLISVLANTAPIAVLPGRQGIVYRHLHLCWMAVSYGWFCLASYWEFVLITLNKVSIDCYLNAMESAIYVVHSASILILTFQWRHRAPAVIDRIVKSDLERGYSINCRQSKRFLRVQLSLVLVLACSAFAIDICSQRFVVYKAILSIHSFVMPNIISSLSFIQYYVLLQGIAWRQAAVTESLQSELQHLPCPRRWEVQRLRLQHVELTRFTKLVNTAYQYSIVLLIVGCFFNFNLNLFLVYKGIDVPELADWVRWIYMVLWLAMHMGKVYGILYFNHKVQDEQRKCLALLNGVQCVGPDLLDTLNHYVLQLQTNVRQHVVCGVIVLDLKYLSALLVASANFFIFLLQYDVTYEALYKLT from the exons ATGGAGGCTTTCCTAATGTCCTTAGCAGTCGACATGGGGAAGCCTAAGAAAGTGCCACCAAAGCACCCAATGACGGCGGAAAGGCTGCTAAAAGG TCATCCTTCGTTTCATCAGCAAACCAGACGTCTCTACAAAGCCTTGCATTGGCTACTCttgatttctgttttggcCAACACCGCGCCCATTGCTGTTCTGCCCGGTCGCCAGGGAATAGTCTACCGCCATCTTCATCTGTGTTGGATGGCCGTGAGCTACGGCTGGTTCTGCCTAGCCTCCTACTGGGAATTTGTGCTCATCACACTGAACAAGGTTTCGATTGATTGCTATTTGAACGCCATGGAATCGGCCATCTACGTGGTGCACAGTGCCTCAATCTTGATCCTTACATTTCAATGGAGACACCGAGCTCCGGCCGTAATTGACAGAATAGTGAAGTCGGATCTGGAGAGGGGATATAGTATCAACTGCCGCCAGAGTAAGCGCTTTTTGCGGGTTCAGCTGTCGCTGGTGTTGGTATTGGCCTGCTCGGCGTTTGCCATCGATATTTGTAGCCAAAGATTTGTTGTCTACAAGGCAATTCTCAGCATCCACAGCTTTGTTATGCCCAACATCATCAGTAGCCTCTCCTTTATTCAGTACTATGTGCTGCTCCAGGGCATCGCCTGGCGCCAGGCCGCAGTCACTGAATCCCTGCAATCGGAGCTCCAACACTTGCCATGTCCACGACGGTGGGAGGTGCAAAGACTGCGTCTGCAGCACGTTGAACTGACGCGCTTCACCAAACTGGTCAATACAGCATACCAGTATTCCATTGTCCTTCTGATTGTGGGTTGCTTCTTCAACTTCAACCTGAATCTGTTCCTTGTTTACAAGGGCATTGACGTTCCGGAGCTGGCTGATTGGGTCAGGTGGATCTACATGGTGCTGTGGCTGGCCATGCATATGGGAAAGGTGTATGGTATTCTCTACTTCAACCACAAAGTTCAGGATGAG CAACGAAAATGCTTGGCCTTATTGAATGGTGTGCAATGTGTGGGCCCCGATCTTTTGGATACCCTCAACCATTATGTGCTCCAACTGCAAACAAATGTACGGCAGCATGTTGTCTGCGGCGTCATTGTTCTGGATCTTAAATACCTTTCCGCT CTGCTGGTGGCTTCTgcaaatttttttatatttcttctGCAGTACGATGTCACATACGAGGCATTATATAAATtaacttaa